CAAATACTAAATTGTTATCTTCATATAGATTTCCGGCTTTCAACTTCTCTTCAAGCTGCCTCTTTCGGTGTTCTTTTAGCTCTTCCACAATAGCAGGTGGTATAGGGATTGTTCTTATACCAGAAGCAGTTTTAGGTTCTTGAAACGCTAACATGGTTTTTGTCGGCAGGTGTTTATCATATGTTTTTATTCTTTTGAGAGACCTTTTTACTGTTATTGTGCCTTCTTTGAGATTTACGCAATCCCACTTCAAAGCAAGAAGCTCACCAAGCCTGACTCCACTTGCAAGAGCCAATAAAAAAGCCGGTCTTAGTCTTTCACCTTCCAAAGCAGCTATAAACCTCTTTTGTTCTTCCAGACTCATGACTCTTATTTCTTTCTTATTCTTTGCTTTTGGCAATGTTGTTGCTTCACTTACATTTCTTATAACCAGTCCATTCTTTAGCGCTTGGTCTAATGCTGAGTGTAATATAACATGAATGTGCTTTATAGTAGAATATGAGAGCCCACTCTCACATTTAGAATTATACAATGCTTGCAAGTGTTCAGGTCTTAAATCTTTAAGTTTATAATTTCCTATAGATGGAATAATGTGATTATTGATAATGCCTTCATAATCTTGGAAGGTTGAGGGTCGCAATGTCTGTTTTTTATATTCCCAAAGCCACGTGTTAAGCCAATATTTCAATGTTATCTTTGCAGGGTCAACATAAACACCTGTTGCTATGTCGTTGAGTGCCTTTGCTATCTTTTCAGCAACCTCTTGCCTTGTCTTACCATAAAAATACTGCCTCTTTTGTCTTCCGTTTTCGTCTCTTCCTATTGTGATTTGCCCACACCAGAGCCCGTCTTTTCGTTTGTAAATACTGCCTTCATTATTACCTCTCTTTTTTGTCTTTGTAGGCATATTACAGCACCTCTTTTATCTGGGCAAAGTCTATTATAAGGTCTTCAAAAAGAGAGACCTTCACTTTGTCGTTGAAAGTGTAAACTTTGGGATATGAATATCCTGTCTCTGGATGATATACATACACAAAAATGTTCTGTTCATATGGGTTGACAATCCAGTATTCTTTAACCCCAAATTGAGTGTAAAGGTTAAGTTTTCTGATATAATCATGTGCAGGATTATTTTGTGACACCACCTCAATTATCATCTCAGGAGCTCCAATGCAGCCTTTGTCAGTAAGTTTTTTCTTATCGCAAATAATCGAAATATCAGGCTGCACAACATTGACTGCCTGTTTTTCATCCTGCCCTTCTTCTATCAGGACAACATCAAAAGGAGCTGTGTAAATTTCGCAGGTTTTTTTATTTTGCCGAAGATAGCTACCAATTGTTATTGTTAGCTCTGAAACTATCTTTTGGTGCATTCTTGAAGGTGCAGGGCTCATATCATAGATGACACCTTCAATCAGCTCTACTCTTGCGTCTTCTGGCAGCTGAAGATAGTCTGCATAGGTGTAAATCTTAGGAATCCTGGCTTCCATCAGTATCACCTTCTTTGTT
The Caldicellulosiruptor morganii DNA segment above includes these coding regions:
- a CDS encoding tyrosine-type recombinase/integrase, encoding MPTKTKKRGNNEGSIYKRKDGLWCGQITIGRDENGRQKRQYFYGKTRQEVAEKIAKALNDIATGVYVDPAKITLKYWLNTWLWEYKKQTLRPSTFQDYEGIINNHIIPSIGNYKLKDLRPEHLQALYNSKCESGLSYSTIKHIHVILHSALDQALKNGLVIRNVSEATTLPKAKNKKEIRVMSLEEQKRFIAALEGERLRPAFLLALASGVRLGELLALKWDCVNLKEGTITVKRSLKRIKTYDKHLPTKTMLAFQEPKTASGIRTIPIPPAIVEELKEHRKRQLEEKLKAGNLYEDNNLVFATELGTPIEPRNFLRTFYRIIKRANLDINFHALRHTYATRLLEANEHPKVVQELLGHKDISTTLNIYSHVMPEIKKAAAMKLNNLFEDIIKTKGNHS
- a CDS encoding Uma2 family endonuclease, whose translation is MEARIPKIYTYADYLQLPEDARVELIEGVIYDMSPAPSRMHQKIVSELTITIGSYLRQNKKTCEIYTAPFDVVLIEEGQDEKQAVNVVQPDISIICDKKKLTDKGCIGAPEMIIEVVSQNNPAHDYIRKLNLYTQFGVKEYWIVNPYEQNIFVYVYHPETGYSYPKVYTFNDKVKVSLFEDLIIDFAQIKEVL